A single window of Mangifera indica cultivar Alphonso chromosome 18, CATAS_Mindica_2.1, whole genome shotgun sequence DNA harbors:
- the LOC123201838 gene encoding CASP-like protein 5A1 isoform X1: protein MNHTMNLSRPAVHPVEAPPSTEAAAQNGPRLRMKDVQGMPGTRGGLILRLCQFVFSVISLCVMASTSDFHEATAFCFLVLAVGLQSLWSLSLAVLDIYAILVKRSLRNNIVIRFFTVGDGIAYTLTFAAACASAGITVLIGTDLNRCAENHCTRFETATAMAFISWFAISPSFLLNFWSLASQ from the exons ATGAATCATA CTATGAACTTGAGCCGGCCGGCGGTGCATCCGGTGGAGGCCCCCCCGTCGACGGAGGCGGCTGCCCAGAATGGTCCCAGACTCAGAATGAAGGATGTACAAGGCATGCCTGGGACACGAGGTGGCTTGATTCTTCGTCTCTGTCAGTTTGTTTTTTCAGTCATCTCTCTCTGTGTTATGGCCTCCACCAGTGACTTTCATGAAGCCACCGCGTTTTG CTTCCTGGTTCTTGCTGTTGGCCTTCAAAGTCTCTGGAGTCTATCACTGGCAGTTCTCGACATATATGCCATCTTGGTGAAACGAAGCTTACGGAACAACATAGTTATCCGTTTCTTTACTGTTGGTGATGGG ATCGCATACACTCTTACATTTGCAGCTGCTTGTGCATCAGCTGGCATCACAGTCCTCATTGGCACTGATCTTAATAGATGTGCTGAGAACCACTGCACGAGGTTTGAGACAGCTACAGCAATGGCTTTTATCAGCTGGTTTGCCATATCACCATCCTTTCTCTTGAACTTCTGGTCATTGGCTTCCCAGTAA
- the LOC123201838 gene encoding CASP-like protein 5A1 isoform X2, which produces MNHTMNLSRPAVHPVEAPPSTEAAAQNGPRLRMKDVQGMPGTRGGLILRLCQFVFSVISLCVMASTSDFHEATAFCFLVLAVGLQSLWSLSLAVLDIYAILVKRSLRNNIVIRFFTVGDGLLVHQLASQSSLALILIDVLRTTARGLRQLQQWLLSAGLPYHHPFS; this is translated from the exons ATGAATCATA CTATGAACTTGAGCCGGCCGGCGGTGCATCCGGTGGAGGCCCCCCCGTCGACGGAGGCGGCTGCCCAGAATGGTCCCAGACTCAGAATGAAGGATGTACAAGGCATGCCTGGGACACGAGGTGGCTTGATTCTTCGTCTCTGTCAGTTTGTTTTTTCAGTCATCTCTCTCTGTGTTATGGCCTCCACCAGTGACTTTCATGAAGCCACCGCGTTTTG CTTCCTGGTTCTTGCTGTTGGCCTTCAAAGTCTCTGGAGTCTATCACTGGCAGTTCTCGACATATATGCCATCTTGGTGAAACGAAGCTTACGGAACAACATAGTTATCCGTTTCTTTACTGTTGGTGATGGG CTGCTTGTGCATCAGCTGGCATCACAGTCCTCATTGGCACTGATCTTAATAGATGTGCTGAGAACCACTGCACGAGGTTTGAGACAGCTACAGCAATGGCTTTTATCAGCTGGTTTGCCATATCACCATCCTTTCTCTTGA